CAAACTGCGTTTTGACCGGCTCGGATATCTCCCCCGCATTGAGCGCAAAAGCCGCATCTTCAAAAGGCTTGACCATGCGTCCCCGCCCAAAAAAGCCGAGATCGCCACCGCGCGGGCCACTTGGTCCATCGGAATACGCTCTGGCGAGCTCGGCAAAATCCTCGCCACTCTTAGCCTCGGCAAAAACCCGATCTATCTCGGCTTTGGCTTCGGCCTCATCGCGTGCGGTCGCTATTTTGGGAAGTGAAATAAAGGCCGCGCGTATGGCGGCATCTTGCTCGTACTCGTCTCGATGGCCTTCATAATAAGTCTGAACCTCAGCATCCGCGACCAGCGCGAGTGAGTCGGGAATGGCATTGACATCAAACCCCACATAAGACACGCGCACCTTTTCGTTGCGCTCGATATACGCCTGCTCGACCTCCGCATCGGTCACTTTGACCGAACCAACAATAAGGGTCTCGAGCTTTTGCGAAAGCAACTGGCTTCGCGCATTCTCTTCGGCAAACAGAACAAACTGCTTCATTCGGGGATCGCTGTACGTACCGGGATCGTCGAGAAACTGATTGTATTTCGCCAGATCAAATGTGCCGTCAGTCTGGAAAAACTCTTGTTGTTGTATCCACTCGGCGGGTTGTGTGCGGTTGATGTGATTGACTTCAGAATCGGAAACAGTAATACCGTATTTGTCGATTTGTTGCCCGAACAGAGTTTGTGTAACCACGCGCTCCCAGGTCTGCGAGATAACCTGGCTGACATCGGGATCTTCATTGCCCTGCGCCTTCGCCTGCTCGAGATCATTTCGGATTTCGGCCTCAAACTGCTTGACAGAAATATCCTGACCATTCACAGAACCGATATTATCACCAATAGCGGCAAAACCCCGACTGCTAAAATCAGCCCCCCATTCAAACACCATAAGGCCGACAAAAGCAACCGCAACAATAATCATCATCGCCTTGATAAAAGTAGCACTACGCATTTGAGCGAGCATTGAAACTATTCCTCCATTATAGAAGCGGTAAAACCAATAAAGATAAGGTTAGGTAATCTACTTGTTGGACTCTGTGCTGGCAAGGTTTTTTTCTAAAAATACAGGCCCATTCAGCTTCTTGACGAGGGTCGATAAAAGGCCTATACTCAATGCGACAAGAGTTAAAATTACTCCCATCCCGGACGCCTGCTCAAAGCATGCAGGCGTGACGACAGGTATAGCGAGTGTCATCGCGGCAGGCTGTTAGCCGCGATCCAGAAGGTCTTTAGCTAACTACCAACCACTGCCCCGAATTCCTACATGCCTCGCCTATCTGCCATAATTTGTACTCTCCTATCCCTCCTCATTACTGCACACGCAGAAAATTATCACTGGCCCATGGATGCCCCCCCGGCATTGACCTCGACCTTTGGTGAATACCGGGGGGGGCGATTGCATGCGGCCATTGACCTGAAAACCTATGGCAAAGAAGGATATCCCGTAACAGCGATTGCAGATGGATACGTCTGGCGAGTCCGCACATCGCCCTGGGGATACGGGCGAGTGGTATATGTACAACTCGACAATGGCCTGTTCGCGCTCTGGGCGCATTTGTCGGGATTTTCCAAACGCATCGAAAAATACGTCCAGCAAGAGCAAGACCGCCGCGGAACATACAGCGTAAACCTGTATTTTCGCCCCGATCAAATCCCCGTCAAACGCGGAGAAGTGCTGGGCTATTCGGGCAGCACGGGCATTGGCGTACCGCATTTGCACTTCGAATTGCGCGATGCAAAACACCGCCCCATCAATCCCCTGCTCCATGGATTCGATATCAAAGACACCATACCCCCAACCATACAGGCGATCGGCCTCGCACCCTTAGACGCAGATGCACGGGTCAAAGGAGGGCACAAGCCAGTGTCACATCGCCTCGTCTATCGAACAAAAGAAAAGATCTTCACACGTTCCGATACCGTGACCGTTTGGGGTCCCATCGGCATTGGCGTGAAAGCATTTGACCGCGCAAATGACTCTCAACTGACAAATCGATTGGCCCCTTATCGCATGCGCCTTCTAATAAACGGCGAAGAGATATTTCAAAAAACCTGTGGGCTATTTGGATACGACGTAACGCGCCACGGAGAACTCGCATATGACTTTTACATGAACCGTCGCGGCCTGGGGCGATTTCACAGCCTGTATCGCAAACCCGGCAACCGCCTGCCTTTCTACAGCGATTACAAAGTGGGATCAGGCGTATTATTTGCGGGAACAAAAACCAACGGTGCGGGACATGAACTCTCGCCGGGCGTACACCGCCTGCAGGTCATTGCCGAAGACGTAAAGGGGAACCGCGCAAAAGCAATCGTATTTCTGCGGGTGCAGAACGCGGATGGGATATCCTCCCCTAAAAATTCACCACAACAAAGCAACACCCCAAAAATAACCAGCAAAATATCCTACTTCCCCACCTTTGCAGTTATCCGCATCTCGGCCAATCGGACACTATCAGAAATACCAACTGTTCGAGCACAACTTTCCAAACAATGGACGCGAACCCTCGCAGTTCAACAGACAGGTTTGAAAACATATCAGACTGTCATTCCATTTGATGAAAAGCACGCCGACGACATAGATGTACAAATTGAGACAAACGGACAAACACAGAAACTGCGGATCACCCAGCAAACCGTCACACAAGACGGCGGAGAAATGCGCTCGGATGACGGATTGGTGCGGGTGCGATTTGAGAAAGAGGGCGTTTACGAAACCCTGTATGGACGCATAGAGTCCGATAGCCTGATAAAGGACAAACGCATGGTGGGAACCGCGTTTCAGATCATGCCCGGAGATGTGGCATTCAAAGGAGCGGAAATCGCGTTTTCATATCCCCAGGACCATCCCAATATAGACAAACTCGGCATCTATAAATGGAACGGAAGAAATAGCTGGACCTTTGTCGATAAGGAACGCGATTCAAAGATAGGTGCTATAACGGGAAACGTGCGAAACTTTGGCGTATTTGCATTGCTCGCCGACACTGTACCCCCCAGAATTGCCAGCATAACCCCCGCCAACGGCACAGTACTCACACAGCGCCAACCCAGGGTTGCGGCTTCTGTATGGGATACATCTT
The DNA window shown above is from Gemmatimonadota bacterium and carries:
- a CDS encoding peptidylprolyl isomerase, coding for MLAQMRSATFIKAMMIIVAVAFVGLMVFEWGADFSSRGFAAIGDNIGSVNGQDISVKQFEAEIRNDLEQAKAQGNEDPDVSQVISQTWERVVTQTLFGQQIDKYGITVSDSEVNHINRTQPAEWIQQQEFFQTDGTFDLAKYNQFLDDPGTYSDPRMKQFVLFAEENARSQLLSQKLETLIVGSVKVTDAEVEQAYIERNEKVRVSYVGFDVNAIPDSLALVADAEVQTYYEGHRDEYEQDAAIRAAFISLPKIATARDEAEAKAEIDRVFAEAKSGEDFAELARAYSDGPSGPRGGDLGFFGRGRMVKPFEDAAFALNAGEISEPVKTQFGWHVIKVEETRGAADSLEVHARHILVEVRPGRDTLDSLRVLAEEFAEIAEDVGFDAAINQRDLQSQDSEFITAGSFFPLLGNSTSGLVNKFLHGSPGDISSVYENDQGIHVFALREIREAGPRPLDEVKPQIEASLKNKKKVEVAAGRLTEVMGQIKTGKSLEEAAGFFNLTVQAPELFARTGFVPSVGSRNAFVGAAFRLSTGQTSEIVKTDRGAYILRVEEKQSVDETGLASAKLTLLQQVLSQKRQEVFAAWFTDLRENAEIVDYRHFFYSDY
- a CDS encoding M23 family metallopeptidase; amino-acid sequence: MPRLSAIICTLLSLLITAHAENYHWPMDAPPALTSTFGEYRGGRLHAAIDLKTYGKEGYPVTAIADGYVWRVRTSPWGYGRVVYVQLDNGLFALWAHLSGFSKRIEKYVQQEQDRRGTYSVNLYFRPDQIPVKRGEVLGYSGSTGIGVPHLHFELRDAKHRPINPLLHGFDIKDTIPPTIQAIGLAPLDADARVKGGHKPVSHRLVYRTKEKIFTRSDTVTVWGPIGIGVKAFDRANDSQLTNRLAPYRMRLLINGEEIFQKTCGLFGYDVTRHGELAYDFYMNRRGLGRFHSLYRKPGNRLPFYSDYKVGSGVLFAGTKTNGAGHELSPGVHRLQVIAEDVKGNRAKAIVFLRVQNADGISSPKNSPQQSNTPKITSKISYFPTFAVIRISANRTLSEIPTVRAQLSKQWTRTLAVQQTGLKTYQTVIPFDEKHADDIDVQIETNGQTQKLRITQQTVTQDGGEMRSDDGLVRVRFEKEGVYETLYGRIESDSLIKDKRMVGTAFQIMPGDVAFKGAEIAFSYPQDHPNIDKLGIYKWNGRNSWTFVDKERDSKIGAITGNVRNFGVFALLADTVPPRIASITPANGTVLTQRQPRVAASVWDTSSGIWREEDMIMRIDGNALIVEYDPEENRIFAKPRKPLTPGAHKLEVIVRDICGNESRRTTAFRIK